The Quercus lobata isolate SW786 chromosome 9, ValleyOak3.0 Primary Assembly, whole genome shotgun sequence region tatttaaaaaaaaaaaaaccgaggAACCTACTACTTAATACTCAGTCAATGCTCAACAACTACGACTAGTCATAGACCTGGTAGTCGTTGGAGATACTCAGTCAATGCTCAACAACTACGGCTAGTCATAGACCTGATATGTAGAATTTTAAGcgtaaaacaaaacaaaagcaaacagagagagagagatgaaagaaaCTGGTTTGCAGTAGACCCTCCTCATCATCACTCTCCTATAAATTACCCACCAATTAGTATTATTGTTTTCACAACTATCTGCTTCTAATTCTAATCATCTCATCTCATAATGGAAGCTTCCTTCAGACCCGTTtcattccttttccttttccttgcctttctctttcttcctaacttcttcttcttcttctgcacCGGACTTTCTGATGTTCGTTGCATCAATACTGAGCGACAGGCTCTTCTCAAGTTTAAAAAACATCTTATTGACCCTTCAAACCGGCTCTCCTCTTGGACTGATGATGGCGATTGTTGTCATTGGGTTGGTGTTGTCTGCCACAACCTCACAGCTCACGTCCATCAACTCCATCTCAGAAGCTTTCCTAATTATGAATCTCAAGAAGGATATGAAGCTTATCAGCGGACAATGTTTGGTGGTAAGCTAAATCCTTCTCTCCTTGATTTGAAGCATTTGAATTACTTTGACCTCAgcttcaataatttttctgCTTCTCCTATTCCTTCATTTCTTGGTTCAATGAAGAGTTTAACATCTCTTAATCTCTCTAATGCGGGATTTGTGGGACTCATACCTCATCAACTTggaaatctctccaatttgcaCTATCTCAACCTTAAAGGTTATTGGATTGATGATTTATATGTGAATAACCTTGAATGGCTTTTTGGTCTTCCTTTGCTACAATATCTTGATATGAGTTATGTAAATCTTAGTAAAGCCTCTAATTGGCTACAACTCACAAACACACTCCCATCCTTGTTTGAGTTGCGGTTGTCATATTGCCAACTTCCTTTTATTCCACCGACACCCACAGTTAACTTTTCATCTCTCCTCACCCTCAATCTTTCAGGGAACCATTTTGAAAACACTTTGATCCCATCATGGATCTTTGGTCTTCGTAATCTTGTTTCTCTTGATCTATCTTACAATAACTTTCAAGGTCCAATCCCTGTTGATCTCCAAAACATGACTTCTCTTAGTCACCTCGGTCTATCTGGAAACAATTTCAACTCTTCAATTCCCAATTGGTTGTATAGTTTTAGTCGTCTTGAGTTTCTCAACCTTCGCTCCAGTAATTTGCAGGGTACAATCTCCAATGCCATTGGAAACCTAACATCTGCCATTAGTATTGACTTGTCAAGAAATGAACTTGGAGGAAAGTTGCCAAGATCGTTGGGTAATCTCTGTAACTTAAGGGAACTCAGATTGTCATCCAACAAATGGAGTCAAGAGATATCTGAAATCTTAGAAAGTTTATCCGGGTGTCTTTCAGATAGACTAGAGATCTTAGACTTAAGTTCTTCTCAACTTCATGGTCATTTGACGGATGAACTTGGGGTATTTAAAAATCTAGTCGAACTTTCTATTTATAATAATTCAATTTCGGGTCCAGTTCCAGTGTGTTTGGGAAAACTTTCATCTCTAAGAATCCTAAATCTTAGGACGAATCAATTCAACGGAACCCTCCCTCAAAATTTAGGACAGCTTTCCAATCTTGAGGctttatatatttcttctaATATGTTGAAAGGTGTTGTGTCCGAAGTCCATTTTGTCAATTTAACCAGTTTGAGGATACTTTATGCACTTGGAAACCAACTGACTTTAAAAGTAAGTCAAAATTGGATTCCTCCTTTTCAGCTTGGGTCTTTGTCCTTGCGATCATGGAATTTAGGGCCAAAATTTCCCCAATGGCTTTGTTCACAAAGGCGTATGCTGTCTTTAGACATTTCTTACACACAGATTTCAGATATGGCTCCTCCTTCATTTTGGAACTTGTCTTCACAGTTCCACTATCTAAATCTCTCCCACAATCTAATCAATGGAGAAATTCCAAACAGTCCCGTGATTTTGTCTGCTTCAACGATTGATTTAAGTTCAAACCATTTCAAAGGTCCGTTGCCTTGTATATCCTCTAATGTGCATTTGCTAGATCTTTCTAACAATTTATTCTCCAGATCTACttctcactttttttgttttagagtGAATGAGCCAAAAAACATAGGACATCTCAATCttgaaaaaaatcttttatcagGAATAATACCTGATTGTTTGATGAATTGGAGCAACTTGGTGGTCTTGAATTTGGGGAACAACAATTTCAGTGGTAGTATTCCAGCATCCATGGGATCTTTGACTTATCTTCGTTCTTTGCACCTACACAACAATAAATTCTCTGGAAAATTACCATcatctttgaaaaattgtgaaGAGTTGGTAATTATTGATGTTGCCGAAAATAGGTTTTCTGGAAACATACCTCCATGGATTGGGCATAGATATACACGCTTGATGATTCTTAGCCTTCGCTCAAACTATTTCCATGGTCACATACCAACAGAACTATGTGCTCTTACTTCACTCCAAATATTGGACATTTCACATAACAAGCTATCTGGAAGCATACCTAGAtgtgttaaaaattttagtgccATGGCcacaaataatatttcaaatgacTTGAATTCTTATCGTTATGTATCTGGTTATGGTCAATATCTTTCTCTTGAAAGTGCATTGCTAGTGATAAAGGGGAGCATTCGAGAGTATAACACCATTCTCCATCTGGTAAAAAGTATAGacttttccaaaaacaatttatcAGGAGAGATCCCCAAAGAAGTGACCAGTCTTCAAGAATTACAATCATTGAATTTGTCATGTAATCTCTTGAATGGAAGTATACCTATGAATATAGGTACTATGGTACTATTGGAATCTGTTGATTTCTCTATGAACCATCTTTCAGGTAAAATTCCCTCAAGCATGTcaaatttgacatttttaagTCATTTGAACTTGTCAAACAACAATTTGACAGGAAAAATTCCTTTAAGCACTCAGCTACAAAGCCTCACCGTGTCAAGTTTTATTGGAAATAGTCTCTGTGGACCACCACTTATGGACAATTGTACTGTAAATGGTGTAAAACCCAACAGTGAAAACACTAGGAGTAAAGATACTAATGGACTTGAAGTGGATTGGTTCTATGTGAGCATGGCACTTGGATTTGTGGTTGGGTTTTTGGGTGTATGTAGTTCTTTACTATTGTACAAGCCATGGAGAATAATGTACTTTCAATTCCTAGATCACATAGGGTATAAGCTTAAGAGTGTTGTTTCATTGTAAGTAAATGTTGTaagatttttaatatttagtgCAACTGTCATTTGATCATGTTAATCAATATTTTGATGATTGCTATAGAATCTTTGTGTTGGTTAATACTTATATTATTAGTTAAATCACTCCATTGGCATATATGAATATGGTGTGTCTTCCTATGAACGTCAAGACAATCCGATTTCTAGTTTCATTTAATCCTTGTAGATTAGTAgtgtaaataaatttttgttcataCAAACAACTGATTCATTAAATGCAGTATACTATACCTTAAATGACAACTAGTCTTTGTTTTGTGTACTTTGAAAACAAAAGTTGATATATTACCCCCATAGATGAGCTAAGGGTTCATCTAGCTATAAATTATAATAGCTCTCTTTAAAATCTCTTAATAGTGATCACTTtgtaaactctaattgaaagaCATCAAGATTGTGTATGACTACGCAAACTATACATGTTGTTTGTAACAAATTCCAAAGCTATCCGTTGGATCCCTTCTAACTCGTTTCTAAGAAGGAAGTCTAGGGTGCGAAAGAGTGGGTCTCTATAGTCTACTTCTCCCCTGCCAAATTTGACCTTCAAGGTTTGAGGACAATATTCTCAGGTTATTTTCTTGTCTTCCAAATAATAGTTAATTTTCTTCAGAATAACATGTCTTTCAGCAGTGCTTTCCAGATGATTCATTTATTCAGAGAGATGTTATTCATATAATATCATGTCACGCTTGCAGAGGAGCAATAGTGAAAAGGTACTGTAAGGGAATCTGGACACTTACCTGTACGAACTTTGTGGTCTGCTGTTTATTCATTTGTGGTCCTTCCTATTCAGAGCAAGTTATCAATATGTAAAATTCAGGTGTAGCATGTATGTTATGTCAAGAAACTGCTGCCCAATTTCTCAAAgtctgtcattttttttttttctcttgaatttcTCAAATTCAGgtgtttgttcatttttttctcttgtggTTTGTTCAGACTCAGTATCTTTTTGAGTTCTTGGTTTCTAGATAGGTCTTGTTTTGATCAGTTTGAATTCTTTGATACTGGAGACAGCTTCTTTTGCCCATTTGCTCTCACTCAGTGACAGGTTCaacgtttcttttcttttttttttct contains the following coding sequences:
- the LOC115959509 gene encoding receptor-like protein EIX2 produces the protein MEASFRPVSFLFLFLAFLFLPNFFFFFCTGLSDVRCINTERQALLKFKKHLIDPSNRLSSWTDDGDCCHWVGVVCHNLTAHVHQLHLRSFPNYESQEGYEAYQRTMFGGKLNPSLLDLKHLNYFDLSFNNFSASPIPSFLGSMKSLTSLNLSNAGFVGLIPHQLGNLSNLHYLNLKGYWIDDLYVNNLEWLFGLPLLQYLDMSYVNLSKASNWLQLTNTLPSLFELRLSYCQLPFIPPTPTVNFSSLLTLNLSGNHFENTLIPSWIFGLRNLVSLDLSYNNFQGPIPVDLQNMTSLSHLGLSGNNFNSSIPNWLYSFSRLEFLNLRSSNLQGTISNAIGNLTSAISIDLSRNELGGKLPRSLGNLCNLRELRLSSNKWSQEISEILESLSGCLSDRLEILDLSSSQLHGHLTDELGVFKNLVELSIYNNSISGPVPVCLGKLSSLRILNLRTNQFNGTLPQNLGQLSNLEALYISSNMLKGVVSEVHFVNLTSLRILYALGNQLTLKVSQNWIPPFQLGSLSLRSWNLGPKFPQWLCSQRRMLSLDISYTQISDMAPPSFWNLSSQFHYLNLSHNLINGEIPNSPVILSASTIDLSSNHFKGPLPCISSNVHLLDLSNNLFSRSTSHFFCFRVNEPKNIGHLNLEKNLLSGIIPDCLMNWSNLVVLNLGNNNFSGSIPASMGSLTYLRSLHLHNNKFSGKLPSSLKNCEELVIIDVAENRFSGNIPPWIGHRYTRLMILSLRSNYFHGHIPTELCALTSLQILDISHNKLSGSIPRCVKNFSAMATNNISNDLNSYRYVSGYGQYLSLESALLVIKGSIREYNTILHLVKSIDFSKNNLSGEIPKEVTSLQELQSLNLSCNLLNGSIPMNIGTMVLLESVDFSMNHLSGKIPSSMSNLTFLSHLNLSNNNLTGKIPLSTQLQSLTVSSFIGNSLCGPPLMDNCTVNGVKPNSENTRSKDTNGLEVDWFYVSMALGFVVGFLGVCSSLLLYKPWRIMYFQFLDHIGYKLKSVVSL